In one window of Streptomyces sp. NBC_01224 DNA:
- a CDS encoding FG-GAP repeat protein produces MAWRALAVGAAASTRAEFDGDGYTDVAVAAPGGTVNGKSGAGYFAVVYGMAEGPNGVERQVTAGAAQDRPADPQRPARVAGRSTSTVNSDSATEVKPSLPPTERGRSAPVNARPPGGRPSSSRPGPGWPLRATC; encoded by the coding sequence ATGGCATGGCGCGCCCTCGCCGTCGGCGCCGCGGCGTCCACGCGGGCCGAATTCGACGGTGACGGATACACGGACGTGGCGGTCGCTGCCCCAGGCGGTACCGTCAACGGAAAGTCCGGCGCCGGGTACTTCGCCGTTGTCTACGGCATGGCCGAGGGCCCCAACGGCGTCGAGCGCCAGGTGACCGCAGGCGCGGCCCAGGACCGGCCCGCCGATCCGCAACGCCCTGCCCGAGTCGCGGGCCGATCGACGTCAACGGTCAACTCGGACTCTGCGACCGAGGTCAAGCCGTCTTTGCCGCCTACGGAACGGGGCCGGTCGGCGCCGGTGAACGCGCGACCGCCCGGCGGCCGACCGAGCAGTAGTAGACCGGGACCGGGCTGGCCATTGCGCGCTACTTGCTGA
- a CDS encoding DinB family protein, with product MERMSDQPGRWSRATVHPDMWADPDDDPRNSEGVSSDGELATLRDFLADYRMTLRMKCEGLDAEQLARRSVPPSTMSLLGLLRHLAEVERDWRNWISDGDPLVKLYGEKDADFDGAVAEQAEVDAAYSALDCEQAETDAALARHPDLSERLGKDGTSVRELMVHRIEEYARHCGHADLLRERIDGRVGQ from the coding sequence ATGGAACGCATGAGTGATCAACCCGGTCGATGGAGCCGAGCAACCGTCCACCCCGACATGTGGGCTGACCCGGACGACGACCCGCGCAACAGCGAAGGAGTCAGTTCGGACGGCGAGCTCGCGACGCTGCGGGACTTCCTGGCGGACTACCGCATGACCCTGCGGATGAAGTGCGAGGGTCTGGATGCGGAACAGTTGGCCCGTCGGTCGGTTCCGCCGTCGACGATGTCGCTGCTCGGTCTGCTTCGACACCTCGCCGAAGTGGAACGGGACTGGCGGAACTGGATCAGCGACGGTGATCCACTGGTGAAGCTGTACGGCGAGAAGGACGCGGACTTCGACGGAGCCGTCGCCGAGCAGGCCGAGGTCGATGCTGCGTACTCCGCTCTGGATTGTGAGCAGGCCGAGACCGACGCCGCGCTGGCCAGGCACCCGGATCTGAGCGAGCGTCTGGGGAAGGACGGGACCTCAGTTCGGGAACTGATGGTGCACAGGATCGAGGAGTACGCCCGCCACTGCGGGCACGCCGACCTGTTGCGCGAGCGCATCGACGGAAGGGTAGGCCAGTGA
- a CDS encoding aldo/keto reductase, protein METETKSRNLGRDGIAVSALGFGCWAIGGEWADPDGNPLGWGKVEDEESVAAVRRALELGVTFFDTADVYGTGHSERILARALAGRRDDVVIATKWGNRFDEQARTLIGGDSSPTYARDALVASLRRLGTDRIDLYQLHLSDAPLDEAAELRDACEGFVAEGLIRAYAWSTDDPVRAALFAEGAHCVAVQHACNVLEDAPEMLALCTERGLASINRSPLAMGLLTGAYGPERRGGTGDIRATPPAWLRWFGAGGTAAPEWAARVDAVREVLTADGRTLAQGALAWLWARSPHTVPIPGFRTVAQAEENAGALAHGPLREEQLTEIATLLA, encoded by the coding sequence ATGGAGACAGAGACGAAGAGCAGGAACCTGGGGCGCGACGGCATCGCGGTCAGTGCGCTCGGCTTCGGGTGCTGGGCCATCGGCGGCGAGTGGGCGGACCCGGACGGCAATCCGCTCGGCTGGGGCAAGGTCGAGGACGAGGAGTCCGTCGCGGCGGTCCGGCGGGCACTGGAGCTCGGCGTGACGTTCTTCGACACGGCCGACGTGTACGGGACCGGGCATAGCGAACGGATTCTCGCCCGGGCTCTAGCCGGGCGCCGTGATGACGTCGTCATCGCCACCAAGTGGGGCAATCGCTTCGACGAGCAGGCCCGCACGCTGATCGGGGGCGACAGCTCCCCCACGTACGCCCGCGATGCGCTCGTCGCCTCACTGCGCAGGCTCGGCACCGACCGGATCGACCTCTACCAGCTGCATCTGTCCGACGCGCCGCTCGACGAAGCCGCAGAACTCCGCGATGCCTGCGAGGGGTTCGTGGCCGAGGGGTTGATCCGGGCCTACGCCTGGAGCACCGACGACCCGGTGCGCGCCGCACTGTTCGCGGAGGGCGCGCACTGCGTCGCCGTGCAGCACGCCTGCAATGTGCTGGAGGACGCGCCGGAGATGCTCGCACTCTGCACGGAGCGGGGGCTCGCGAGCATCAACCGCAGCCCGCTCGCGATGGGGCTGCTCACCGGCGCGTACGGACCCGAACGGCGCGGCGGAACGGGTGACATCCGGGCCACCCCGCCGGCCTGGCTGCGGTGGTTCGGGGCGGGCGGGACCGCAGCGCCCGAGTGGGCGGCGCGGGTCGATGCCGTACGCGAGGTCCTGACCGCGGACGGACGCACCCTCGCGCAGGGCGCCCTCGCCTGGCTCTGGGCCCGCAGCCCGCACACCGTGCCGATCCCCGGATTCCGGACGGTCGCCCAGGCGGAGGAGAACGCCGGGGCGCTGGCCCACGGGCCGCTGCGGGAGGAGCAGTTGACGGAGATCGCAACGCTGCTGGCCTGA
- a CDS encoding DUF3592 domain-containing protein: MSSYEVLGLWWVVPAGLALLGYGRSLAGVTRAQRAVWVKARIVEVEQPAHGDSKRPGIPVTIAFQDPATGQEFTLPNAGKHGDAVQEAWVGRELDVRYPSGQPHRFLIVIDTAGEKSGRKGPDCAVVLLLIGLVIHATVVWGYPWALLGFGALLTALAAISPDIRMVRARNALLASAVAVPARVVAVTKDIYTDGEAGEIVNHAPVVTFTTRQGTHVTVLSRDGIPEPGLSLGRDLTIHYAPKDPAVYTPDPAADRRSGAKSIAFIVTLLLTGTAAIVTGAATL; the protein is encoded by the coding sequence ATGAGCAGTTACGAGGTACTGGGGCTGTGGTGGGTGGTGCCCGCGGGGCTGGCGCTGCTCGGCTACGGGCGCTCGCTCGCCGGGGTGACCCGGGCCCAGCGAGCGGTATGGGTCAAGGCGCGGATCGTAGAAGTGGAGCAGCCGGCCCACGGCGACTCCAAGAGGCCCGGGATACCGGTGACGATCGCGTTCCAGGACCCGGCCACCGGGCAGGAGTTCACCCTGCCGAACGCAGGCAAGCACGGCGACGCGGTCCAGGAAGCCTGGGTAGGCAGGGAACTTGACGTGCGCTACCCATCCGGGCAACCGCACCGGTTCCTCATCGTGATCGACACCGCGGGCGAGAAGAGCGGACGCAAGGGCCCCGACTGCGCGGTCGTCCTGCTCCTCATCGGGCTGGTGATCCATGCGACCGTCGTCTGGGGCTACCCGTGGGCACTGCTCGGCTTCGGTGCCCTGCTGACCGCCCTCGCGGCGATCAGCCCCGACATTCGCATGGTGCGCGCCCGCAACGCCCTGCTGGCCTCGGCCGTCGCCGTCCCGGCGCGTGTCGTGGCCGTCACCAAGGACATCTACACCGACGGAGAGGCCGGCGAGATCGTCAACCACGCCCCCGTCGTCACCTTCACCACCCGTCAGGGCACCCATGTCACTGTGCTGTCCCGCGACGGCATCCCCGAACCGGGCCTGTCCCTCGGCCGCGACCTCACCATCCACTACGCCCCCAAGGACCCGGCCGTCTACACGCCCGACCCCGCAGCCGACCGCCGCTCCGGAGCGAAGAGCATCGCCTTCATCGTCACCCTCCTGCTCACCGGAACAGCGGCGATCGTGACCGGCGCGGCCACGCTGTGA
- a CDS encoding TerD family protein, whose translation MITLKKEDGPADLDGVTHLSIGVSWDPTAGSSGGVMGMLRRKSGTDLDLIAIAMQGGDPVRLAGLDSLDPMGNGSLVHSGDNQTGHGDGDDETVTVEFARIPSNITSIVFVAAAYKKGSSFQKARNISFKVYDATGGSSQQVADIWPSLLTQDNGCAVAKAIRVSDSWKLEVINTTGKIKQGNEHALMRFAVSK comes from the coding sequence ATGATTACGCTCAAGAAGGAAGACGGCCCGGCGGATCTGGACGGAGTGACCCATCTGTCCATCGGAGTGTCCTGGGATCCCACCGCCGGCAGCAGCGGTGGGGTGATGGGCATGCTCCGCCGCAAGTCCGGTACCGACCTCGACCTGATCGCCATCGCGATGCAAGGCGGGGATCCAGTGCGTCTGGCGGGCCTCGACTCCCTCGATCCCATGGGTAACGGCTCCTTGGTTCACAGCGGCGACAACCAGACCGGGCACGGGGACGGCGACGACGAGACGGTGACGGTCGAGTTCGCGCGGATACCGTCCAACATCACGTCGATAGTGTTCGTCGCCGCCGCCTACAAGAAGGGCAGTTCCTTCCAGAAGGCACGCAACATCAGCTTCAAGGTGTACGACGCCACCGGGGGCAGCTCCCAGCAGGTCGCCGACATCTGGCCGAGCCTGCTCACCCAGGACAACGGCTGCGCCGTGGCCAAGGCCATACGCGTCAGCGACAGCTGGAAGCTCGAAGTGATCAATACGACGGGGAAGATCAAGCAGGGCAACGAGCACGCCCTGATGCGCTTCGCCGTCAGCAAGTAG
- a CDS encoding amino acid permease, producing MKLSRSRAASDSRLALGSGAGRKGLKSGALGPWSSVAIGLASTAPAYSLAATLGLIVAAVGPQAPVITMLAFVPMLLIAYAYKELNASNADCGTTFTWATRAFGPRTGWMGGWGIIVADIIVMANLAEIAGIYSFRLLGYDSLTQSRVWTTIAGVVWIVVMTAICYVGIKISAAVQCWLLFIEVAVLVLFAVTALVKVYTGSPETAIHVSASWFNPFHVPSVEALTSGILAAVFIYWGWDTAVTVNEETADSTRIPGRAAVISVVLLLVLYALVATSAQAFAGIGSAGIGLGNKANEGDVLSGLGNAVFGGQGLGPALSKLLILMVLTSAAASTQTTILPMARTVFSMAAHKTIPSRFARVHRRYLTPTWSTVSLGLASVGFFVLLTAFSRNVLADSIGSVGLAIAFYYGLTGFACVWYFRKVLTRSSRDFLFKGLLPGLGGLTMLFLFCYAAFGVYADPEYGATSIDLPFIGQTGGVTVVGLGFLLLGVVLMLVVTREHTAALRLQRILLPHRLPQRTAVEMASRYVPADSRSGVGGDWFDVIPLSGTRVGLVVGEVIGHGLLAAATMGRLRTGVRVLARLDLAPDELLSRLGDLVGQTAKEQVAAQGAGGVRPGDDEALGVTCLYAVYDPVSGQCSMARAGHALAAVVLPDSGVATYPELPPGPPLGLSGLPYETAEFQLPRGSLVALFTDGLVQAAVDDLDVGLGLLAEILAQSRRPLEELCDRAVATLVPGPANDDAVLLLVRTRMLDDQRVAVWELAAEPAMVGNARTMATGQLGAWGLDELSFTTELIVSELVTNAIRYAAGPIHVRLIRDQTLICEVADTGHTSPHLRHAAADDESGRGLFIVAQIAQQWGTRYTPTGKTIWVEQALPAAPAVGEAS from the coding sequence GTGAAGCTCTCCCGTAGCCGTGCTGCGTCCGACTCGCGGCTCGCGCTCGGCTCAGGCGCGGGTAGGAAAGGGCTCAAATCCGGTGCCCTGGGACCGTGGTCCTCCGTTGCCATCGGCCTGGCGTCCACCGCCCCGGCGTACAGCCTCGCGGCCACGCTCGGCCTCATCGTGGCGGCCGTCGGCCCGCAGGCCCCGGTCATCACGATGCTGGCGTTCGTCCCGATGCTGCTGATCGCGTACGCCTACAAGGAACTCAACGCGAGCAATGCCGACTGCGGGACCACCTTCACCTGGGCGACCCGTGCCTTCGGCCCGCGCACCGGCTGGATGGGCGGCTGGGGCATCATCGTCGCCGACATCATCGTCATGGCGAACCTCGCCGAGATCGCCGGCATCTACAGTTTCCGGCTCCTGGGCTACGACTCACTCACCCAAAGCAGGGTGTGGACCACCATCGCGGGCGTCGTCTGGATCGTCGTGATGACCGCGATCTGCTATGTCGGCATCAAGATCTCGGCTGCCGTTCAGTGCTGGCTCCTGTTCATCGAGGTGGCCGTACTGGTGCTGTTCGCCGTCACCGCCCTGGTCAAGGTCTACACCGGTTCCCCCGAGACGGCGATCCATGTCTCCGCCTCCTGGTTCAACCCCTTCCACGTGCCATCGGTCGAAGCACTGACCTCGGGCATCCTCGCGGCCGTCTTCATCTACTGGGGCTGGGACACCGCCGTCACGGTCAACGAGGAGACCGCGGACAGCACGCGCATCCCCGGGCGCGCCGCCGTCATCTCCGTTGTGCTCCTGCTGGTCCTCTACGCCCTGGTCGCCACCTCGGCGCAGGCCTTCGCCGGAATCGGCTCCGCCGGAATCGGGCTGGGCAACAAGGCGAACGAGGGCGACGTGCTCTCGGGCCTGGGCAACGCCGTCTTCGGCGGCCAGGGCCTCGGGCCCGCCCTCTCCAAGCTGCTGATCCTCATGGTGCTGACCTCTGCGGCGGCCTCCACCCAGACCACCATCCTCCCGATGGCCCGGACCGTCTTCTCCATGGCCGCGCACAAGACCATCCCCTCGCGATTCGCCCGCGTGCACCGCAGATACCTCACCCCGACATGGTCGACCGTCAGCCTGGGCCTGGCCTCCGTCGGCTTCTTCGTCCTCCTGACGGCATTCAGCCGCAACGTCCTGGCCGACTCCATCGGGTCGGTCGGCCTCGCGATCGCGTTCTACTACGGCCTCACCGGCTTCGCCTGTGTCTGGTACTTCCGCAAGGTGCTCACCCGCAGCAGCCGGGACTTCCTGTTCAAGGGCCTGCTGCCGGGTCTGGGCGGGCTGACGATGCTCTTCCTCTTCTGCTACGCCGCCTTCGGCGTCTACGCCGACCCCGAGTACGGTGCGACCTCCATCGATCTGCCGTTCATCGGGCAGACGGGCGGGGTGACCGTCGTGGGCCTCGGATTCCTGTTGCTCGGCGTCGTGCTGATGCTGGTCGTCACGCGCGAACACACCGCGGCCCTCAGGCTTCAACGCATCCTGCTGCCTCACCGGCTGCCGCAGCGGACCGCTGTCGAGATGGCGAGCCGCTACGTGCCCGCAGACAGCCGGTCCGGGGTAGGCGGTGACTGGTTCGACGTCATCCCGCTGTCGGGCACGCGTGTCGGCCTGGTCGTCGGGGAGGTGATCGGCCACGGACTGCTCGCCGCCGCCACCATGGGGCGCCTGCGCACCGGCGTACGTGTCCTCGCCCGCCTGGACCTCGCCCCGGACGAGCTCCTCTCGCGCCTGGGCGACCTGGTCGGCCAGACAGCCAAGGAGCAGGTGGCCGCTCAGGGCGCAGGCGGCGTGCGGCCCGGGGATGACGAAGCCCTGGGGGTGACGTGCCTGTACGCGGTGTACGACCCGGTGTCGGGACAGTGCAGCATGGCACGTGCCGGCCATGCGCTGGCTGCGGTCGTCCTGCCGGACAGCGGCGTCGCCACCTACCCCGAGCTCCCGCCGGGCCCTCCGCTGGGACTGAGCGGTCTGCCCTACGAGACCGCGGAATTCCAGCTGCCGCGGGGCAGCCTTGTCGCCCTCTTCACCGACGGCCTCGTCCAGGCGGCCGTCGACGACCTCGACGTCGGACTCGGCCTGCTCGCCGAAATCCTCGCCCAGTCCCGGCGTCCCTTGGAAGAACTCTGTGATCGCGCAGTCGCGACCCTGGTGCCGGGGCCGGCGAACGACGACGCGGTGCTGCTCCTCGTACGGACACGGATGCTCGACGATCAACGGGTGGCCGTGTGGGAACTGGCCGCGGAACCGGCGATGGTCGGCAACGCCCGTACCATGGCCACGGGGCAACTCGGAGCGTGGGGATTGGACGAGCTGTCGTTCACCACCGAACTCATCGTCAGCGAGTTGGTCACCAACGCCATCCGCTACGCCGCCGGGCCGATCCACGTCCGGCTCATCCGCGACCAAACCCTCATTTGCGAGGTTGCCGACACAGGGCACACCTCACCCCATCTGCGCCACGCCGCGGCTGACGACGAGAGTGGCCGCGGCCTGTTCATCGTCGCCCAGATCGCGCAGCAGTGGGGCACGCGCTACACGCCCACCGGCAAGACCATTTGGGTGGAGCAGGCCCTGCCGGCAGCCCCTGCCGTCGGTGAAGCGTCCTGA
- the gnd gene encoding phosphogluconate dehydrogenase (NAD(+)-dependent, decarboxylating), whose amino-acid sequence MQLGLIGLGKMGASMRERIRRAGHTVIGYDRNPDLADVSSLAELVEKVEGPRVVWVMVPAGGPTQSVIDELGDLLEAGDTVVDGGNSRWTDDEKHAEELAAKGIGFVDAGVSGGVWGLQNGYALMVGGDAEHIAKVQPIFDALKPEGDAGFVHAGRVGAGHFAKMVHNGIEYAMMQAYAEGWELLEKADSVTDVREVFRSWQEGTVIRSWLLDLAVNALDDDEHLENLRGYAEDSGEGRWTVEAAIDNAVPLPAITASLFARFASRQDDSPQMKMIAALRNQFGGHAVESAK is encoded by the coding sequence ATGCAATTGGGCCTGATCGGCCTCGGCAAGATGGGCGCCAGCATGCGCGAGCGGATCCGCCGCGCGGGCCACACCGTCATCGGCTACGACCGCAACCCGGACCTCGCCGACGTGAGCAGTCTGGCCGAACTGGTCGAGAAGGTCGAAGGCCCGCGTGTGGTCTGGGTGATGGTGCCCGCGGGCGGCCCGACCCAGTCCGTCATCGACGAGCTCGGCGACCTCCTGGAAGCCGGCGACACCGTCGTCGACGGCGGCAACTCCCGCTGGACGGACGACGAGAAGCACGCCGAGGAGCTGGCGGCCAAGGGCATAGGCTTCGTAGACGCGGGCGTCTCGGGTGGTGTCTGGGGTCTCCAGAACGGCTACGCGCTGATGGTGGGCGGCGACGCCGAGCACATCGCGAAGGTCCAGCCCATCTTCGACGCGCTCAAGCCCGAGGGCGACGCCGGCTTCGTCCATGCGGGCAGGGTCGGCGCCGGCCACTTCGCGAAGATGGTCCACAACGGCATCGAGTACGCCATGATGCAGGCCTACGCCGAGGGCTGGGAGCTGCTGGAGAAGGCCGACTCCGTCACCGATGTGCGCGAGGTCTTCCGCTCCTGGCAGGAGGGCACGGTCATCCGCTCCTGGCTGCTCGACCTGGCCGTCAACGCCCTTGACGACGACGAGCATCTGGAGAATCTGCGCGGCTACGCGGAGGACTCCGGCGAGGGCCGCTGGACCGTCGAGGCGGCGATAGACAACGCGGTGCCGCTGCCCGCGATCACAGCGTCGCTCTTCGCGCGTTTCGCCTCGCGGCAGGACGACTCCCCGCAGATGAAGATGATTGCCGCGCTGCGCAACCAGTTCGGCGGCCACGCCGTCGAGTCGGCGAAGTAA
- a CDS encoding MerR family transcriptional regulator, translated as MAWSIADVARMSGVTSRTLRHYDEIGLLPPARIGSNGHRYYEEADLLRLQQILLMRELDLGLREIQAVLDSQVDQVTVLREHHRRLLRERDRLETLVRTVGRTIAELEEGKDNNDMARINRPENLFEGFEHYSAEAEVRERWPKAWEQSRQAIETMTAEDQEQWQREVTAQMIRIAEFMVAGTPVADPAVQVEVDAHYQGVCQFWTPDAAAYKGLGQTYVDDPQIRANYDKIADGLAVYQRDAMVVYADARLN; from the coding sequence ATGGCCTGGTCGATCGCGGATGTGGCCCGGATGTCCGGGGTGACATCCCGGACGCTGCGGCATTACGACGAGATCGGACTGCTGCCGCCTGCGCGGATCGGAAGCAACGGGCACCGCTACTACGAAGAGGCCGATCTGCTGCGGCTGCAGCAGATCCTGCTGATGCGGGAGTTGGACCTGGGACTGCGCGAGATCCAGGCGGTTCTGGACAGCCAGGTCGACCAGGTGACTGTGTTGCGCGAGCACCACCGGCGGCTGCTCAGGGAGCGTGACCGGCTGGAGACGCTCGTCCGCACGGTCGGGCGGACCATCGCCGAATTGGAGGAGGGGAAGGACAACAACGACATGGCAAGGATCAACAGGCCGGAGAACCTGTTCGAGGGATTCGAGCACTACTCGGCTGAGGCCGAGGTGCGCGAGCGGTGGCCGAAGGCGTGGGAGCAGTCCCGACAGGCCATCGAGACGATGACCGCCGAGGATCAGGAGCAGTGGCAGCGTGAGGTCACGGCACAGATGATCCGTATTGCGGAGTTCATGGTGGCCGGCACACCGGTTGCCGATCCTGCGGTGCAGGTCGAAGTGGACGCCCACTACCAGGGCGTCTGCCAGTTCTGGACCCCGGACGCGGCCGCCTACAAGGGACTGGGACAGACCTACGTCGATGACCCGCAGATCCGTGCGAACTACGACAAGATCGCCGACGGGCTGGCCGTCTACCAGCGCGACGCGATGGTCGTCTACGCCGATGCGCGACTGAACTGA
- the bla gene encoding class A beta-lactamase, giving the protein MHSRPPVPRRGALATLAGLAALPLSGCTATPDAASPSPSGTTPPATVPAASAPVDPHTEHAFGEMERNFDARLGVYALDTGSGRTVTHRPDERFAYASTCKALLAAAMLDKHSLRQMDRLVRYGRDDLISNSPIAEKHVATGLTLRELCDAAIRYSDNAAANLLFHELGGPRGLQDALRALGDDVTRCDRYEADLSEAAPGDLRDTSTPRALATDLKAYVLGTTLPADKRAVLTDWLKRNTTGDNTIRAGAPDGWQVGDKTGTGGYGTRNDIAIVWPPGAAPVALAVLSRRDTKNAERDDALIARAAEVALEAIARGSQSRPG; this is encoded by the coding sequence ATGCACTCTCGCCCCCCTGTCCCCCGTCGTGGTGCTCTCGCCACACTGGCCGGGCTCGCGGCCTTGCCACTCTCCGGATGCACGGCCACGCCGGATGCCGCCTCCCCGAGTCCGTCGGGCACGACTCCACCCGCCACCGTGCCCGCCGCATCGGCACCGGTCGATCCGCATACGGAGCACGCATTCGGCGAAATGGAGCGGAACTTCGACGCCCGGTTGGGGGTGTACGCCCTCGACACCGGCAGCGGCCGGACCGTCACCCACCGGCCCGACGAACGCTTCGCCTACGCCTCCACCTGCAAGGCGTTGCTTGCCGCCGCCATGCTGGACAAGCACTCCCTCCGGCAGATGGACCGGCTCGTGCGTTACGGCCGCGACGATCTCATCAGCAACTCGCCGATCGCTGAGAAGCACGTCGCCACCGGACTGACCCTGCGTGAGTTGTGCGACGCCGCCATCCGCTACAGCGACAATGCCGCGGCCAACCTCCTCTTCCACGAACTGGGCGGCCCTCGGGGCCTGCAGGACGCTCTCCGCGCGCTCGGTGACGACGTCACCCGCTGCGACCGCTACGAAGCCGACCTCAGCGAGGCCGCCCCCGGTGACCTCCGTGACACCAGCACACCCCGCGCCCTGGCCACGGATCTGAAAGCGTACGTCCTCGGCACCACGCTCCCCGCGGACAAGCGGGCTGTGCTGACCGACTGGCTCAAGCGCAACACGACCGGCGACAACACCATCCGCGCAGGCGCCCCCGACGGGTGGCAGGTCGGGGACAAGACCGGCACTGGAGGCTACGGCACACGCAACGACATCGCCATCGTCTGGCCCCCGGGCGCCGCCCCCGTCGCCCTCGCCGTCCTCTCCCGCCGCGACACCAAGAACGCCGAACGCGACGACGCGCTCATCGCCCGCGCCGCCGAGGTCGCCCTCGAAGCAATTGCCCGGGGCTCGCAGTCACGGCCCGGTTGA
- a CDS encoding class I SAM-dependent methyltransferase, with protein sequence MVEHDALSATREAYDAAAPTYAQLFRDTLRDSPLDRAILGAFAEVASASGDGQVADLGCGPGHITAYLDELGLAPFGVDTSPAMIKLARQAYPGLRFDVGSMAALDIADGMLGGVLSRWSIIHTPPQELPVILAEFHRVLAPGGHLLVGFSASDDPSHPTQVFDHTVAPAYRWWPDHLAAMLRKSGLAEVARMVREPQPTDRRQFQEIQLLARKA encoded by the coding sequence ATGGTCGAACACGATGCCCTCAGTGCCACCCGCGAGGCTTATGACGCTGCTGCCCCCACCTACGCGCAGCTGTTCCGCGACACGCTGCGTGACAGTCCCCTGGACCGCGCGATCTTGGGTGCCTTCGCCGAGGTCGCAAGTGCGAGCGGGGACGGTCAGGTCGCGGACCTGGGGTGTGGACCTGGCCATATCACCGCTTATCTGGACGAGCTGGGGCTGGCGCCGTTCGGCGTTGATACCTCTCCCGCGATGATCAAGTTGGCTCGACAGGCCTATCCGGGCCTGCGGTTCGACGTGGGCTCGATGGCCGCGTTGGACATCGCTGACGGCATGTTGGGCGGCGTACTCTCACGTTGGTCCATCATCCACACTCCGCCGCAAGAACTCCCCGTCATCCTGGCGGAGTTCCACCGTGTGCTGGCACCTGGCGGCCACCTTCTGGTCGGCTTTTCGGCAAGCGATGATCCGTCTCACCCGACGCAGGTCTTCGATCACACAGTCGCGCCGGCCTATCGGTGGTGGCCTGATCACCTTGCCGCGATGCTGCGCAAGTCCGGGTTGGCCGAGGTGGCCCGGATGGTTCGCGAACCTCAGCCAACCGACCGGCGGCAGTTCCAGGAGATTCAACTGCTTGCCCGCAAAGCCTAG
- a CDS encoding histidine phosphatase family protein, with product MGDLLLVRHGETEWSVSGRHTSWTDLPLTQRGEEQAKSLAPLLAGRSFALALTSPLGRAVRTAELAGLHDVVPEPDLHEWDYGAYEGVTTLEIHRTRPDWYLWNAGVPRGAAGHPGESPIEVGQRADRVLNRIGTALDSGDVVLVAHAHFLRVLTARRLGLPAADGRLFQLATGTVSRLSTEHGRAVIAEWNATGTSAAVH from the coding sequence ATGGGCGACCTCCTGCTGGTCCGCCACGGCGAAACCGAGTGGAGCGTGTCGGGCCGGCACACCAGCTGGACCGACCTGCCCCTCACCCAGCGCGGCGAGGAGCAGGCCAAGTCCCTCGCCCCGCTGCTCGCCGGGCGGTCCTTCGCCCTCGCGCTCACCAGCCCGCTGGGCCGCGCCGTGCGGACAGCGGAACTCGCGGGCCTGCACGACGTCGTGCCCGAGCCCGATCTGCACGAGTGGGACTACGGGGCGTACGAAGGCGTGACGACCCTTGAGATACATCGCACCAGGCCCGACTGGTACCTGTGGAACGCCGGGGTGCCGCGCGGTGCGGCCGGTCATCCGGGCGAGTCGCCGATCGAGGTGGGACAGCGCGCCGACCGCGTGCTGAACCGCATCGGGACGGCACTCGACAGCGGTGACGTGGTGCTCGTGGCCCACGCCCACTTCCTGCGGGTGCTCACGGCGCGTCGCCTCGGGCTGCCCGCCGCGGACGGACGGCTGTTCCAGCTGGCGACGGGGACGGTCAGCCGGCTCTCCACCGAGCACGGACGAGCTGTGATCGCCGAGTGGAACGCCACAGGAACTTCTGCGGCCGTGCACTGA